In Gammaproteobacteria bacterium, one genomic interval encodes:
- a CDS encoding L-threonylcarbamoyladenylate synthase gives MRRRKDHAEGPRDADANIGRGARILRAGGVIAYPNESVYGLGCLPGNEAAVERVLRLKGRDRSLGLILIAGEWEQFDGWAAEVSTAPDLAELRESKGITWVVPASSDTPEWITGGRDTVAVRRSLHPLAAALSLTLDSPLISTSCNPHGRPPARNEAQARSYFEAEVDWVMPGECGPLKGPSEIRDAATGAVLRPA, from the coding sequence ATGCGCCGAAGAAAAGATCACGCAGAAGGCCCGCGCGACGCTGATGCGAACATCGGCCGCGGCGCCCGCATCCTTCGCGCCGGCGGCGTGATCGCCTATCCGAACGAGTCGGTCTACGGGCTCGGTTGCCTGCCCGGCAACGAGGCGGCTGTCGAACGCGTGCTGAGGCTCAAGGGCCGCGACCGGTCGCTGGGCCTGATCCTGATCGCCGGCGAATGGGAACAGTTCGACGGCTGGGCGGCGGAAGTATCCACGGCGCCGGACTTGGCGGAGTTGCGGGAAAGCAAGGGGATTACCTGGGTGGTGCCTGCTTCTTCAGACACGCCGGAATGGATCACCGGCGGACGCGACACCGTGGCAGTGCGCCGGAGCCTGCATCCGCTGGCCGCGGCCCTGAGCCTGACGCTGGACTCTCCGCTGATTTCCACGAGCTGCAATCCGCACGGCAGGCCGCCCGCCCGAAACGAGGCCCAGGCCCGAAGCTATTTCGAGGCCGAGGTCGACTGGGTGATGCCCGGCGAGTGCGGCCCGCTCAAGGGGCCGAGCGAAATCCGCGACGCCGCCACCGGAGCGGTGCTGCGACCGGCATAA
- a CDS encoding GPP34 family phosphoprotein, producing MPMITFAEETLALLLDDKTGTFLPIGKYALEHALVGGVLMDLAFADRIDTDPEQLILIDAAPTGNPMLDRVLKRISNSSETRDTAAWLEIISEEQGESIQDQAIESLIERGVLERREEKFLWVFRSRRYPMMDGKIQREARQRVVGVLFSGDIPDPRDIALICIADACGVLKTVFGDKELDEVSPRLEQLRKMDLIGRELITQLSVWRWSGTITRI from the coding sequence ATGCCCATGATCACATTTGCCGAAGAGACTCTGGCGCTTCTTCTGGACGACAAGACCGGCACCTTCCTGCCGATCGGGAAGTACGCGCTGGAGCATGCGCTGGTGGGCGGCGTCCTGATGGACCTGGCGTTCGCTGACCGCATAGACACCGATCCGGAGCAATTGATCCTGATCGATGCGGCGCCCACGGGGAACCCCATGCTGGACCGCGTGCTCAAGCGCATCAGTAACAGCAGTGAAACCCGGGACACCGCCGCCTGGCTGGAAATAATTTCCGAGGAGCAGGGCGAATCGATACAGGATCAGGCCATCGAAAGCCTGATCGAGCGTGGCGTGCTGGAGCGCCGGGAAGAGAAGTTCCTGTGGGTGTTCCGTTCCCGGCGCTATCCGATGATGGACGGCAAGATACAGCGCGAGGCCCGGCAGCGCGTGGTGGGCGTGCTGTTCTCGGGCGACATTCCCGATCCCCGCGACATCGCCCTGATCTGCATCGCCGACGCCTGCGGCGTGCTCAAGACCGTCTTCGGCGACAAGGAACTGGACGAGGTCTCGCCGCGCCTCGAACAACTGCGCAAGATGGACCTGATCGGCCGGGAACTGATCACCCAGCTTTCCGTCTGGCGCTGGTCCGGGACAATCACGCGAATCTAG
- a CDS encoding DNA-3-methyladenine glycosylase I, with amino-acid sequence MRERCPWSLGVSDEYQAYHDKEWGLPVLDDPTHFEFLILESAQAGLSWRTVLHKREGYRKAFAGFDPLRVAKFGDREIDVLVSDPGIIRNRQKITAAVNNASRFLDVREKFGSFARYIWRFVDGEPVVNHWREQHEVPATSPLSDRLSADLKARGFKFVGSTIMYSHLQACGLINDHLVSCFRHRECQEAFTGLPWG; translated from the coding sequence ATGCGGGAAAGGTGTCCCTGGTCGCTCGGAGTAAGCGACGAATACCAGGCCTATCACGACAAGGAATGGGGTCTGCCCGTTCTGGACGATCCCACCCACTTCGAATTCCTGATCCTCGAATCGGCCCAGGCGGGGCTTTCCTGGAGGACCGTACTGCACAAGCGGGAGGGGTATCGCAAGGCTTTCGCCGGCTTCGATCCGCTACGCGTGGCAAAGTTCGGCGACAGGGAAATCGACGTCCTCGTATCCGATCCGGGAATTATCCGCAATCGGCAGAAAATCACAGCCGCGGTCAACAACGCCTCCCGCTTTCTTGATGTCCGCGAGAAATTCGGATCCTTCGCTCGCTATATCTGGCGCTTCGTCGACGGCGAACCGGTCGTCAATCACTGGCGCGAGCAGCACGAAGTGCCCGCCACCTCGCCACTTTCCGACCGGCTATCGGCCGATCTCAAGGCCCGCGGTTTCAAGTTCGTGGGCTCGACCATCATGTATTCCCACCTGCAGGCTTGCGGCCTGATCAACGATCACCTGGTGAGCTGCTTTCGGCACCGGGAATGCCAGGAAGCCTTTACCGGTCTTCCCTGGGGCTAG
- the aroE gene encoding shikimate dehydrogenase → MSALYAVMGYPIGHSRSPEIHARFAAQTGLDMEYRRIQVRPGSLASAVENFRAQGGLGCNVTVPLKEEAAELSDELGPEAGQAGAVNTLTAGAGGRMRGDNTDGLGLIRHLRTNLGVELEETRVLIIGAGGAVRGVLPAVLAEGVGETIVFNRTQERARELARRFASLGAIRVAASGKPRLPAVDLVINASSAGISGEPPGLAPASARGALCMDLAYGRAAEPFVSWAREGGARAAHDGWGMLVEQAAESFRIWHGTRPDTTELLEP, encoded by the coding sequence ATGTCCGCACTCTACGCCGTAATGGGGTATCCGATCGGCCACAGCCGATCACCCGAAATCCATGCCCGCTTTGCCGCGCAAACCGGTCTGGACATGGAGTACCGGCGCATCCAGGTACGCCCGGGCTCCCTGGCCTCCGCGGTGGAGAACTTCAGGGCCCAGGGCGGACTCGGTTGCAACGTCACCGTGCCGCTCAAGGAGGAGGCTGCGGAGTTGAGCGACGAGCTCGGCCCCGAAGCCGGGCAGGCAGGAGCGGTGAATACGCTGACCGCAGGCGCGGGTGGCCGGATGCGGGGGGACAACACGGACGGATTGGGCCTGATTCGCCATTTGCGCACAAACCTGGGCGTAGAACTTGAAGAAACCAGGGTGCTGATCATCGGCGCCGGCGGAGCCGTTCGCGGGGTACTTCCGGCGGTGCTGGCCGAGGGCGTCGGAGAGACCATCGTCTTCAACCGCACGCAGGAACGCGCCCGGGAACTGGCGCGCCGATTCGCTTCGCTCGGGGCCATACGTGTCGCTGCTTCCGGCAAGCCTAGGCTTCCGGCGGTGGATCTTGTTATCAACGCCAGTTCAGCGGGAATCTCGGGTGAGCCGCCCGGCCTGGCTCCCGCATCGGCAAGAGGCGCGCTGTGCATGGACCTGGCTTACGGACGGGCCGCGGAGCCCTTCGTTTCCTGGGCGCGGGAAGGCGGCGCGCGCGCCGCTCACGACGGCTGGGGAATGCTGGTGGAACAGGCGGCCGAGAGCTTCAGAATCTGGCACGGCACGCGCCCGGACACGACGGAACTGCTTGAACCCTGA
- the gorA gene encoding glutathione-disulfide reductase: MDKFDLIVVGAGSGGLAAAQRAAEYGARVALIESGRLGGTCVNRGCVPKKIMWHAAELARELGHGGDYGFDLAVNGHDFGALVRRRERYIRRLNGIYASNLERRSVHSVSGHATFSAPRVLAVNGEDYSAERILIATGGVPIVPTIPGAEFGITSDGFFELERRPASAAVVGAGYIAVELAGILRGLGTEVTLHLRRDSVLRSFDEILQQACMEGLAGAGVRIAPGFVPAAVERDAEGLCLTAVSGERSGPFDALVWAVGRRPRTAGLNLDLADVQCDGRGAIEVDEWQETTAPGVFALGDVTGHHELTPVAIAAGRRWADRQFGGMPERRMEYRDIPTVVFAHPPLGAVGLTEEEAREAYGDAVRCYRADFVSLFYGISDSKPKARMKLVTAGEEERVVGCHLAGPGADEMLQGFAVAIRMGALKSDLDDTVAIHPTAAEELVTMR, translated from the coding sequence ATGGACAAGTTCGACCTGATCGTGGTGGGCGCGGGCAGCGGCGGCCTGGCCGCGGCGCAGCGGGCGGCCGAATACGGCGCGCGGGTGGCGCTGATTGAATCCGGGCGTCTCGGCGGCACCTGCGTCAATCGTGGCTGCGTGCCCAAGAAGATCATGTGGCATGCCGCCGAATTGGCCAGGGAGCTGGGGCATGGTGGCGATTACGGTTTCGATCTTGCCGTGAACGGCCACGACTTCGGGGCACTGGTCAGACGGCGCGAACGCTACATCCGCCGGCTGAACGGCATCTATGCGAGCAACCTTGAGCGGCGCAGCGTGCACAGCGTTTCCGGACACGCCACTTTTTCCGCTCCGCGCGTACTGGCCGTGAACGGCGAGGACTATTCCGCCGAACGGATTCTGATCGCCACCGGCGGGGTTCCGATCGTCCCCACGATTCCGGGGGCCGAATTCGGAATCACTTCCGACGGGTTCTTCGAACTCGAACGCCGGCCGGCGAGCGCGGCAGTTGTCGGCGCCGGCTATATCGCGGTGGAACTGGCCGGGATTCTCCGAGGTCTCGGCACGGAAGTGACCCTGCACCTCAGGCGCGACTCGGTGCTCCGCAGCTTCGACGAGATCCTGCAGCAGGCCTGCATGGAGGGGCTCGCCGGGGCGGGGGTGCGGATCGCCCCGGGTTTCGTGCCCGCTGCCGTCGAGAGGGATGCCGAGGGTCTTTGTCTGACGGCCGTTTCGGGAGAACGCAGCGGGCCGTTCGACGCCCTCGTGTGGGCTGTGGGAAGGCGTCCGCGCACTGCCGGCCTGAATCTCGACCTCGCCGATGTGCAGTGCGACGGGCGCGGCGCAATCGAGGTGGACGAATGGCAGGAAACCACGGCGCCCGGCGTGTTCGCATTGGGCGATGTGACCGGGCATCATGAACTGACTCCGGTAGCCATCGCCGCCGGGCGCCGCTGGGCGGACCGCCAATTCGGCGGAATGCCCGAGCGGCGCATGGAATACCGCGATATACCCACCGTGGTGTTCGCCCACCCGCCGCTGGGCGCCGTCGGCCTTACCGAGGAAGAGGCGCGCGAGGCATATGGGGATGCGGTGCGCTGTTACCGGGCCGATTTCGTTTCCCTGTTCTACGGTATTTCCGATAGCAAGCCGAAGGCGCGCATGAAACTGGTAACGGCCGGGGAAGAGGAAAGAGTCGTGGGATGCCACCTGGCCGGACCCGGCGCCGACGAGATGCTTCAGGGGTTTGCGGTGGCGATAAGGATGGGTGCGCTCAAGTCCGACCTGGACGACACCGTGGCCATCCATCCCACGGCGGCCGAAGAACTCGTGACGATGCGGTGA
- a CDS encoding fumarylacetoacetate hydrolase family protein, producing the protein MSELFDYYRPSLTVRGIERRFPARRVFCVGWNYADHIKEMNRENVPEPPVFMKPADALLPGGGEVPFPPRTKDLQHEVELVVALQGGGLNISADDAMGHVYGYGVGIDLTRRDLQSEVREAGAPWEISKSFDYSAPVSTLRRASSIGHPAKGRIWLAVNGAVRQEADISHMIHKPMNLIAQISTFFELKPGDLIFTGTPAGVSRLKPGDHVTAGIDRVGDVHIRMGRLRA; encoded by the coding sequence ATGAGTGAATTATTTGACTATTACCGTCCGAGCCTGACGGTACGGGGGATCGAGCGGCGGTTTCCGGCGCGGCGCGTCTTTTGCGTAGGCTGGAACTACGCGGACCACATCAAGGAGATGAACCGTGAGAATGTCCCGGAGCCGCCGGTATTCATGAAACCCGCGGATGCGCTGCTGCCGGGCGGCGGCGAGGTGCCCTTTCCGCCGCGCACCAAAGACCTGCAGCACGAAGTGGAACTGGTGGTCGCGCTGCAGGGGGGCGGGCTCAACATCTCCGCGGACGACGCGATGGGCCATGTGTACGGCTACGGTGTCGGGATCGACCTCACGCGCCGCGACCTGCAAAGCGAGGTCCGCGAAGCCGGCGCCCCCTGGGAAATCAGCAAGAGTTTCGACTACTCCGCCCCGGTGAGCACACTGCGGCGCGCTTCCAGCATCGGGCATCCCGCCAAGGGCCGCATCTGGCTGGCCGTCAACGGCGCGGTCCGGCAGGAGGCCGACATAAGCCACATGATCCACAAGCCCATGAACCTGATTGCGCAGATATCCACGTTCTTCGAACTCAAGCCCGGCGACCTGATCTTTACCGGCACGCCGGCCGGCGTGAGCCGTCTCAAGCCCGGCGACCACGTCACGGCCGGCATAGACCGGGTGGGAGACGTCCACATCCGCATGGGCCGCCTGCGCGCCTGA
- the xth gene encoding exodeoxyribonuclease III: MMIASWNVNSVRVRKEHVADWLKSQAPDALGLQELKCRDEDFPLDDFEDLGYRCLVHGQKTYNGVALLTRDEASEPVVGIPGLDDPQARAVAATVGDVRVINLYVPNGKEVGHDHYHYKLRWLDALTEWVRAELQRWPRLAVMGDFNIAPDDRDVHDPEEWRDKILCSAPERDRLRALEDLGLKDSFRLFEQPEQTFSWWDYRAAAFRRNRGLRIDLVLLSEALGPACAEAGIDKAPRKLERPSDHTPVFARLTS; this comes from the coding sequence ATGATGATTGCAAGCTGGAACGTCAACTCGGTGCGCGTGCGCAAGGAGCATGTGGCGGACTGGCTTAAGTCGCAGGCCCCGGATGCGCTGGGCCTGCAGGAACTGAAATGCCGAGACGAGGATTTCCCCCTGGACGACTTTGAAGACCTCGGTTACCGGTGCCTGGTGCACGGGCAGAAGACCTACAACGGCGTGGCGCTGCTGACCCGCGATGAAGCATCGGAGCCGGTTGTCGGAATACCGGGGCTGGACGACCCGCAGGCACGGGCGGTCGCGGCGACGGTCGGCGACGTTCGCGTGATCAACCTGTACGTGCCCAACGGCAAGGAGGTCGGTCACGATCACTACCATTACAAGCTGCGCTGGCTGGATGCGCTGACCGAATGGGTCCGCGCCGAACTGCAGCGCTGGCCGCGGTTGGCGGTGATGGGCGACTTCAATATCGCGCCGGACGATCGCGACGTGCACGATCCCGAGGAGTGGCGCGACAAGATCCTGTGCAGCGCGCCGGAGCGGGACCGGCTCCGCGCGCTCGAGGATCTCGGCCTGAAGGACAGTTTCCGCCTGTTCGAGCAGCCCGAGCAGACGTTCAGCTGGTGGGACTACCGGGCGGCCGCGTTCCGGCGCAACCGCGGTCTACGCATCGACCTGGTCCTGCTCTCGGAGGCGCTGGGCCCCGCATGCGCAGAGGCCGGCATCGACAAGGCGCCGCGCAAACTCGAACGCCCCTCCGACCACACCCCCGTCTTCGCCCGCCTCACCTCCTGA
- the glmS gene encoding glutamine--fructose-6-phosphate transaminase (isomerizing) encodes MCGIVGVAAERDIAPLLLDGLRRLEYRGYDSAGLALLDSGGLKRLRRPGNVARLVEEFDKEPLEGEVGIAHTRWATHGAPTERNAHPIFAGERVAVAHNGIVENYEAIKEELTAGGVVFSSETDTECIAHLIDAELRAGKDLVAAARDALARLKGSYSVVVLAAAEPDAILAAHRGAPMVVGLGESENYAASDIAALLPVTRRYRFLRDGDLALLSPGVVVITGAAGKVVDRPMVESEFGPESVERGAYRHYMQKEIFEQARAVRDTLLPLISGGLPDAAMFGPDMDAKLGEITAVHIAACGSAFNAGLVARQWIQDYAKLPCTVEIASEYRYRPPPCPPNCLFLAISQSGETADTLAATRAARERGYQAVLALSNVATSSLVRNVEHSLLTRAGLEVGVASTKALLTQLAALAMMALALARARGGSEAEIRSLTQEAAALPGLIEQLLEMDGRLAELAAHFRGREHVLFLGRGPMWPVAMEGALKLKELSYIHAEAYAAGELKHGPLALVDDRMMVVALAPNDGLLHKLRSNLEEVRARGGQLFVVSDPDANLGHEDGMIALRLPAPPSALQAPVLYTVPLQLLAYHVAVQKGNNVDRPRNLAKSVTVD; translated from the coding sequence ATGTGCGGAATTGTCGGAGTCGCGGCCGAGCGGGACATCGCCCCGCTGTTGCTGGATGGGCTGCGCCGCCTGGAGTACCGCGGCTACGACTCCGCCGGATTGGCGCTGCTCGACAGCGGTGGCCTGAAACGCCTTCGCCGGCCCGGGAACGTGGCCCGGCTGGTGGAGGAATTCGATAAGGAGCCCCTGGAGGGCGAGGTTGGTATCGCCCACACGCGCTGGGCCACGCACGGCGCGCCCACGGAGCGGAACGCTCATCCAATATTCGCGGGCGAGCGGGTAGCGGTTGCACACAACGGCATCGTCGAGAACTACGAGGCGATCAAGGAGGAGCTCACGGCCGGAGGCGTGGTTTTCTCGAGCGAAACGGACACCGAGTGCATCGCCCACCTGATCGACGCGGAACTGCGCGCAGGCAAGGACCTTGTTGCGGCCGCGCGCGATGCGCTGGCGCGACTGAAAGGCAGTTACTCCGTGGTCGTGCTGGCTGCGGCGGAGCCGGACGCGATCCTGGCCGCCCATCGCGGCGCGCCGATGGTGGTCGGCCTGGGCGAGTCGGAGAACTATGCCGCTTCCGACATTGCCGCGCTGCTTCCGGTGACGCGCCGCTACCGCTTTCTGCGCGATGGAGACCTGGCTTTGCTCAGCCCCGGCGTCGTCGTGATCACCGGCGCCGCCGGCAAAGTCGTGGATAGGCCGATGGTGGAGAGCGAGTTCGGCCCCGAGTCGGTGGAGCGGGGCGCGTACAGGCACTACATGCAAAAGGAAATCTTCGAGCAGGCCAGGGCGGTCCGCGATACGCTGCTGCCGCTGATTTCCGGCGGCCTGCCGGATGCGGCCATGTTCGGCCCCGATATGGACGCGAAGCTCGGTGAAATCACGGCCGTGCATATCGCCGCCTGCGGCAGCGCCTTCAACGCCGGTCTGGTCGCGCGGCAGTGGATACAGGACTACGCGAAACTGCCCTGTACCGTCGAAATCGCCAGCGAATACCGCTATCGGCCGCCACCCTGCCCGCCGAACTGCCTGTTCCTCGCCATTTCCCAGTCGGGAGAGACGGCGGACACGCTGGCGGCAACCCGGGCCGCCCGCGAACGGGGCTACCAGGCCGTGCTGGCCCTGAGCAATGTCGCGACCAGCAGCCTGGTGCGTAACGTCGAGCACAGCCTGCTGACGCGCGCCGGCCTGGAAGTCGGCGTAGCCTCAACCAAGGCCCTGCTCACCCAGCTGGCGGCGCTGGCGATGATGGCCCTGGCGCTGGCCCGCGCCCGGGGCGGCAGCGAGGCGGAGATACGCAGCCTGACGCAGGAGGCCGCGGCGCTGCCCGGTCTGATCGAACAGTTGCTGGAGATGGACGGGCGCCTAGCGGAACTGGCCGCGCATTTCCGGGGCCGCGAGCACGTGCTGTTCCTGGGTCGCGGTCCGATGTGGCCCGTGGCCATGGAAGGAGCGCTCAAGCTGAAGGAGCTTTCATACATCCATGCCGAGGCCTATGCCGCGGGCGAACTGAAGCACGGTCCGCTGGCGCTTGTGGACGACCGGATGATGGTCGTGGCCCTGGCCCCGAACGACGGCCTGCTGCACAAACTCCGGTCCAATCTCGAGGAAGTCCGCGCGCGGGGCGGACAACTGTTCGTGGTGTCCGACCCCGACGCCAACCTCGGGCACGAAGACGGCATGATCGCGCTCCGGCTGCCGGCGCCGCCGTCGGCGCTGCAGGCGCCCGTTCTCTACACCGTGCCGCTGCAGCTGCTCGCGTATCACGTCGCGGTGCAGAAGGGCAACAACGTGGACCGCCCCCGCAACCTCGCCAAGTCCGTCACCGTCGACTAA
- the glmU gene encoding UDP-N-acetylglucosamine diphosphorylase/glucosamine-1-phosphate N-acetyltransferase: MAGALNVVILAAGQGTRMRSAMPKPLHRLGGKPLLAHVIDGAAVLEPDRVVVVCGHGAEPVRAVFSGAPIDWVEQDEQLGSGHAVIQALPAIDPGARVLVLYSDVALVTGETLRRLVADDDGVSLLTAEVEDPSGYGRIIRNPDGAVAGIVEHADATPEQRLVREINVGPMAAPGDWLGKACRALKPAGAKQEIYLTHTVDIALAEGTPVRAVRTGGPDEAMGVNSPAQLAEAGRLLQRRRTGELMEAGVRIADPKRIEIRADVQAGRDVFLDVGVVLQGDIVLGDGASIGAYSVVSDTRIDEGARIEPHCVVDGAHIGARARVGPFARLRPQARLGEEARVGNFVEVKNSELGDGAKASHLSYVGDSEVGRDVNIGAGVITCNYDGKRKHRTVIGEGAFIGSGVELVAPVEVGAGAMIGAGSTITKPAPAERLTVARSRQKTLPLKKR; the protein is encoded by the coding sequence ATGGCCGGGGCCTTGAACGTGGTCATCCTGGCCGCCGGCCAGGGCACGCGGATGCGCTCCGCCATGCCCAAGCCGCTGCACCGGCTGGGAGGCAAACCTCTGCTGGCCCACGTAATCGACGGCGCGGCCGTCCTTGAACCCGATCGCGTCGTAGTGGTCTGCGGTCACGGCGCCGAACCGGTGCGCGCAGTTTTCTCCGGGGCGCCGATCGACTGGGTCGAGCAGGACGAACAACTGGGGTCGGGGCACGCCGTAATCCAGGCGCTGCCGGCAATCGATCCCGGCGCGCGCGTCCTTGTCCTGTACTCGGACGTCGCGCTGGTTACCGGCGAAACGCTTCGGCGGCTGGTGGCCGACGACGATGGCGTGTCGCTGTTGACGGCCGAAGTGGAAGACCCATCGGGATACGGACGAATCATCCGGAACCCGGACGGCGCGGTGGCGGGCATTGTCGAACATGCGGACGCCACGCCCGAGCAGCGGCTTGTGCGCGAAATCAACGTCGGGCCGATGGCGGCGCCCGGCGATTGGCTGGGCAAGGCTTGCCGGGCGCTCAAGCCTGCCGGGGCAAAACAGGAAATCTACCTTACCCACACGGTTGACATCGCACTTGCCGAGGGAACGCCTGTGCGCGCGGTCAGGACCGGTGGACCGGACGAGGCAATGGGCGTCAACAGCCCCGCGCAACTCGCCGAAGCCGGACGCCTGCTTCAGCGCCGGCGAACCGGCGAATTGATGGAGGCGGGCGTGCGGATTGCGGACCCGAAGCGCATTGAGATCCGGGCCGACGTGCAGGCGGGCCGGGACGTCTTCCTCGACGTGGGCGTAGTCCTGCAAGGGGACATCGTCCTGGGCGACGGCGCCAGCATCGGCGCCTATAGCGTGGTGTCGGACACCCGGATCGACGAGGGCGCGCGCATTGAACCGCATTGCGTGGTGGACGGCGCCCACATCGGGGCGCGGGCCCGCGTGGGTCCCTTCGCCCGGCTGCGGCCACAGGCCCGCCTGGGGGAGGAAGCGCGGGTCGGCAATTTCGTCGAGGTCAAGAACAGCGAGCTGGGCGACGGCGCCAAGGCATCGCACCTGAGTTACGTCGGCGATTCCGAGGTCGGCAGGGACGTGAACATCGGCGCCGGCGTGATTACATGCAATTACGACGGGAAGCGAAAGCACCGCACGGTGATCGGGGAGGGCGCGTTTATCGGCTCGGGCGTGGAGCTGGTGGCTCCGGTGGAGGTCGGCGCCGGGGCCATGATAGGCGCCGGCTCCACGATTACCAAGCCGGCTCCGGCGGAGCGGCTTACCGTGGCCCGGTCACGGCAGAAAACACTGCCGTTGAAGAAGCGCTAG
- a CDS encoding amidase, with protein MSIFPEYESYDAVGLAELVRSGQVGAAELLEAAVERCERRNPSLNAVVHEFIERARATLAESGGNGPLAGVPFLLKDVGAHYGGEPTGYACRLFDGFVAERDTTLVRRYRQAGLVIFGKTNTPELALAVTTEPELTGPTLNPWNTEYSPGGSSGGAAAAVAAGIVPAAHGSDGGGSIRIPASLCGLVGLKPTRGRVPTGPDRAEGWAGMAQNHVITRSVRDSAAFLDAVEGPEPGDPYHPPAHHGSWMETLERPAGALRVALVQDSFNGAPVDTDVIEVVRDTARLCEELGHRVEEARCPLSPEQLHNCATLILSSHVNADIQARCQALGREFRREDVSYVTWRMARAGAQASASDYAAAISHIHYIGRRMGEFCGQYDVILSPTTAAPAPRLGEIDMDTEDLKGYMQATNPYTAFTQLLNVTGQPAVSLPLGRSTEGLPIGVQLAAAQGGEGLLFGLAAQLERARPWTGLCPRYDGSS; from the coding sequence GTGAGCATTTTTCCCGAATACGAATCGTACGATGCCGTCGGCCTGGCCGAGCTGGTGCGTTCCGGTCAGGTCGGAGCCGCCGAACTGCTGGAGGCAGCCGTCGAGCGTTGCGAGCGGCGCAACCCGTCGCTCAACGCGGTGGTCCATGAATTTATTGAACGCGCCCGCGCAACCCTGGCCGAAAGCGGGGGCAACGGCCCGCTTGCCGGCGTACCCTTCCTGCTGAAGGATGTCGGCGCCCATTACGGAGGAGAGCCCACCGGCTACGCCTGTCGCCTGTTTGACGGGTTCGTCGCCGAGCGGGACACCACTCTGGTTCGCCGCTACCGGCAGGCCGGGCTGGTTATTTTCGGGAAGACCAATACGCCGGAGCTGGCGCTGGCGGTCACTACCGAGCCGGAGTTGACAGGGCCGACATTGAACCCCTGGAATACCGAATACTCGCCGGGCGGCTCCAGCGGCGGAGCGGCGGCGGCCGTGGCGGCCGGCATCGTTCCCGCAGCGCACGGCAGCGATGGCGGAGGTTCCATCCGCATACCGGCTTCCCTTTGCGGTCTGGTCGGCCTCAAGCCCACCCGCGGCCGTGTCCCCACCGGCCCGGACCGGGCCGAGGGCTGGGCCGGCATGGCCCAGAATCACGTGATTACGCGCAGCGTGCGCGATTCCGCGGCCTTCCTGGACGCGGTGGAGGGCCCGGAACCGGGGGACCCCTATCATCCGCCGGCCCATCACGGGTCGTGGATGGAAACACTGGAAAGACCCGCCGGCGCATTGCGCGTGGCGCTTGTTCAGGACTCGTTCAATGGAGCGCCCGTCGACACCGACGTCATCGAAGTGGTCAGGGACACGGCACGGTTGTGCGAAGAGCTCGGCCATCGAGTGGAGGAGGCGCGTTGTCCGCTGTCGCCCGAGCAGCTTCACAACTGCGCCACGCTGATCCTGAGCTCGCACGTCAACGCGGACATTCAGGCGCGTTGCCAGGCGCTTGGTCGCGAATTCCGTCGGGAGGACGTGTCGTACGTGACCTGGCGAATGGCGCGGGCCGGGGCTCAAGCCAGCGCGTCGGATTATGCTGCGGCGATAAGCCATATCCATTACATTGGGCGCCGGATGGGAGAATTCTGCGGCCAATATGACGTCATACTCTCCCCCACCACGGCGGCTCCGGCGCCCCGCCTGGGCGAGATCGACATGGACACCGAGGACCTGAAGGGCTATATGCAAGCCACTAACCCCTACACCGCCTTTACTCAATTGCTCAACGTGACCGGTCAGCCGGCCGTCTCCCTGCCGCTCGGCCGGTCGACCGAGGGCCTGCCGATCGGCGTGCAACTCGCCGCCGCGCAGGGCGGCGAAGGCCTGCTGTTCGGCCTGGCGGCGCAATTGGAACGCGCGCGTCCATGGACCGGACTTTGTCCGCGATACGACGGGTCTTCCTGA
- a CDS encoding F0F1 ATP synthase subunit epsilon, with translation MASIHIDIVSAEGAIYSGDADFVVAPASQGDVGIAPRHAPLLTELRPGPVRVQREGEDERLFYVTGGLLEIQPDAVIVLADSALRPDQLDINAAEEARRQAEEALEGATEKSDIEKAQRDLAEAAARHRALKKLRGQD, from the coding sequence GTGGCTTCCATTCACATAGACATCGTCAGCGCCGAGGGCGCAATCTACTCCGGCGACGCGGATTTCGTCGTCGCGCCCGCGTCGCAGGGCGATGTCGGCATCGCGCCGCGGCACGCTCCGCTCCTGACCGAACTGCGTCCCGGTCCGGTGCGGGTGCAACGCGAGGGCGAGGACGAGCGGCTCTTCTACGTGACCGGAGGCTTGCTCGAGATTCAGCCCGACGCCGTGATCGTGCTGGCCGATTCGGCGCTCCGGCCGGACCAGCTGGACATAAACGCGGCCGAGGAAGCGCGCAGGCAGGCCGAGGAAGCCCTGGAGGGCGCCACCGAAAAATCCGACATCGAAAAGGCCCAGCGCGACCTCGCCGAGGCCGCGGCGCGCCACCGTGCGCTGAAGAAACTTCGCGGACAGGACTGA